One genomic segment of Stenotrophomonas sp. 704A1 includes these proteins:
- a CDS encoding oxidative damage protection protein: protein MPRTVFCQYEHRDAEGLDFVPYPGELGQRVFNHIGKPAWAAWLAHQTMLINENRLSPRDPKHRAFLEAELAKFLFEKDAEKPAGFVPEA, encoded by the coding sequence ATGCCCCGAACCGTCTTCTGCCAGTACGAACACCGCGACGCCGAGGGCCTGGACTTCGTGCCCTACCCCGGCGAACTGGGCCAGCGTGTGTTCAACCACATCGGCAAACCGGCCTGGGCCGCCTGGCTGGCGCACCAGACCATGCTGATCAACGAGAACCGGCTGTCGCCGCGCGATCCCAAGCACCGCGCATTCCTGGAAGCGGAGCTGGCCAAGTTCCTGTTCGAGAAGGACGCGGAGAAGCCGGCAGGCTTCGTGCCGGAAGCCTGA
- a CDS encoding YfhL family 4Fe-4S dicluster ferredoxin, with protein sequence MSLKINELCVNCDVCEPACPNQAISMGETIYVIDPARCTECVGHFDEPQCVVVCPVECIDPDPDIVETEVELLAKLRQLQHDHPELYAEPPSE encoded by the coding sequence ATGTCGCTGAAAATCAATGAGCTCTGCGTCAACTGCGACGTCTGCGAGCCGGCCTGCCCGAACCAGGCCATCTCGATGGGTGAAACCATCTACGTGATCGACCCCGCCCGGTGCACCGAGTGCGTGGGCCATTTCGACGAGCCACAGTGCGTGGTCGTGTGCCCGGTAGAGTGCATCGACCCCGATCCGGACATCGTCGAGACCGAAGTCGAGCTGCTGGCCAAGCTGCGCCAGCTGCAGCACGACCATCCCGAACTCTATGCGGAGCCCCCATCCGAATGA
- the ggt gene encoding gamma-glutamyltransferase, which translates to MKPFARPPVLLGLLLGLLLSPATWAQAPVRAERPDGAAIASGHALATQAGVDILGQGGNAFDAAVAVSSTLAVVEPISSGLGGGGFFLLHDAATGKDVMLDARETAPAAATPQAFLDSKGDLDRDRSVNGAWSAGIPGLPAALVELSAKHGKLPLSVSLQPAIRIAREGFPVYARMARGYQSRREVMERYPGTREVYLRNGRPIAEGDVFRQPELAQTLERLAAGGFDGFYRGQTGKLLLAGVKQAGARWTAEELAGYRVKLREPIVFNYNGWKITTAPPPSSGGIALASMLQILEGWDIKQMDPAHRTHLVVESMRRAYRDRTFFLGDPDFVQIPQKVLASRDYAQGLRATIHPEKATPSDLLSGNPTPLEDDETTHFSIIDRDGNRVGATQTVNLLYGSGLIPKGTGVLLNNEMDDFALKPGTPNAFGVMGYAANAPKAGKRMLSSMTPTFMENADKVIVLGTPGGSRIITMVLLGILGYDAGLDAQQVAALPRYHHQWLPDLIEAESDAFDAATIRQLQAMGHRIDLPGEVAAGGRGSSHVWGNLQTVEWDRRANRLFGGSDPRNPVGSAQVVPGR; encoded by the coding sequence ATGAAGCCGTTCGCCCGTCCGCCCGTGCTGCTGGGCCTTCTGCTCGGCCTGCTGCTGAGTCCTGCCACCTGGGCCCAGGCCCCGGTCCGCGCCGAGCGTCCCGACGGTGCCGCCATTGCCAGCGGCCATGCCCTGGCCACCCAGGCCGGGGTGGACATCCTCGGCCAGGGCGGCAACGCCTTCGATGCGGCGGTGGCGGTGTCGTCCACGCTGGCCGTGGTCGAGCCGATCAGTTCCGGCCTGGGCGGTGGTGGCTTCTTCCTGCTGCATGATGCGGCCACCGGCAAGGACGTGATGCTGGATGCGCGCGAAACCGCGCCGGCTGCCGCTACGCCGCAGGCCTTCCTCGACAGCAAGGGCGATCTGGACCGCGACCGTTCGGTCAATGGCGCATGGTCGGCCGGCATCCCGGGGCTGCCGGCGGCGCTGGTGGAGCTGTCGGCCAAGCATGGCAAGCTGCCGCTGTCGGTGTCGCTGCAGCCGGCGATCCGCATCGCCCGCGAAGGTTTCCCGGTCTACGCGCGCATGGCCAGGGGCTACCAGTCGCGGCGTGAGGTGATGGAGCGCTACCCCGGCACGCGCGAGGTGTACCTGCGCAACGGCAGGCCGATCGCCGAGGGCGATGTGTTCCGGCAGCCGGAACTGGCGCAGACGCTGGAGCGCCTGGCCGCCGGGGGGTTCGACGGCTTCTACAGGGGCCAGACCGGCAAGCTGCTGCTGGCCGGCGTGAAGCAGGCCGGTGCCCGCTGGACCGCCGAGGAACTGGCCGGCTACCGGGTGAAGCTGCGCGAGCCGATCGTGTTCAACTACAACGGCTGGAAGATCACCACCGCGCCGCCGCCGTCGTCCGGTGGCATCGCCTTGGCCAGCATGCTGCAGATCCTGGAAGGCTGGGACATCAAGCAGATGGATCCGGCGCACCGCACCCACCTGGTGGTGGAGTCGATGCGCCGCGCCTACCGCGACCGCACCTTCTTCCTAGGCGACCCGGACTTCGTGCAGATTCCGCAGAAGGTGCTGGCCAGCAGGGATTACGCGCAGGGCCTGCGCGCGACCATCCACCCGGAAAAGGCGACTCCCAGCGATCTGCTGTCGGGCAACCCGACGCCGTTGGAGGATGACGAAACCACCCATTTCTCGATCATTGATCGCGATGGCAACCGCGTGGGCGCTACCCAGACCGTCAACCTGCTGTACGGCTCGGGCCTGATTCCGAAGGGCACCGGCGTGCTGCTGAACAACGAGATGGATGATTTCGCGCTGAAGCCGGGCACGCCCAATGCATTTGGCGTGATGGGCTATGCGGCCAATGCGCCGAAGGCCGGCAAGCGCATGCTCAGCTCGATGACGCCGACCTTCATGGAGAACGCCGACAAGGTGATCGTGCTGGGAACACCGGGTGGCAGCCGCATCATCACCATGGTGCTGCTGGGCATCCTCGGCTACGACGCCGGGCTGGACGCGCAGCAGGTCGCCGCACTGCCGCGCTACCACCACCAGTGGCTGCCGGACCTGATCGAGGCCGAAAGCGATGCGTTCGATGCTGCGACGATCAGGCAGCTGCAGGCGATGGGCCACAGGATCGACCTGCCGGGCGAGGTGGCTGCCGGCGGCCGCGGTTCCAGCCATGTGTGGGGCAACCTGCAGACGGTGGAGTGGGACCGCCGGGCGAACCGGCTGTTCGGCGGCAGCGACCCGCGCAATCCGGTCGGCAGCGCCCAGGTCGTGCCCGGCCGCTAA
- the ftsY gene encoding signal recognition particle-docking protein FtsY, producing MLSFFRRKKPQDAAAPDAPKTQHYSAEELAAAFPTAEPAPAAPVTAPAAEPVAPAPAPASTTAAPAPVQPAPAAPVAAVPDRVIAPEDFEAEALAAAAVLAPLAPVIPAEEPAAPAADLPVLVDAPAAPAGKPGWRERLRNSAFARSFGGLFSRNPKLDDDLLDEIETALLTADVGIAATTDLIGDLRKRMKAREFVDANALLAALRSDLIAILQPVAKPLLIDRTAKPFVVLTVGVNGVGKTTTIGKLAKRFKDDGHSLMLAAGDTFRAAAVAQLQIWGERNGVAVVAQGQNADAASVAYDALQAGKARGTSVLIADTAGRLHTQSGLMNELGKIRRVLGKIDADAPHEVLMVIDGTTGQNALSQLRQFNAAVNVTGLVVTKLDGTAKGGVVFALAREFGIPIRFAGIGERPEDLRVFDPEAFVDALLPEALGA from the coding sequence ATGCTCAGTTTTTTCCGCCGCAAGAAGCCCCAGGACGCCGCCGCACCGGACGCGCCCAAGACCCAGCACTACTCGGCTGAAGAGCTGGCCGCCGCGTTCCCGACGGCCGAGCCCGCACCGGCAGCCCCGGTGACTGCACCGGCAGCTGAACCCGTGGCGCCCGCGCCTGCGCCGGCCTCGACCACCGCCGCGCCCGCGCCGGTTCAGCCCGCGCCCGCAGCGCCGGTTGCCGCGGTGCCGGACCGGGTCATCGCGCCGGAGGACTTCGAGGCCGAAGCACTGGCTGCCGCCGCCGTGCTCGCGCCGCTGGCACCGGTCATCCCGGCCGAGGAACCGGCAGCCCCCGCCGCCGACCTGCCGGTGCTGGTCGATGCGCCGGCGGCCCCCGCCGGCAAGCCCGGCTGGCGCGAGCGCCTGCGCAACAGCGCCTTTGCGCGCAGCTTTGGCGGGCTGTTCTCGCGCAATCCGAAGCTCGATGACGACCTGCTGGACGAAATCGAAACAGCGCTGCTGACCGCCGACGTCGGCATCGCCGCCACCACCGACCTGATCGGCGACCTGCGCAAGCGCATGAAGGCGCGCGAGTTCGTCGATGCCAATGCCCTGCTGGCAGCGCTGCGTTCGGACCTGATCGCCATCCTGCAGCCGGTGGCCAAGCCGCTGCTGATCGACCGCACTGCCAAGCCCTTCGTGGTGCTGACCGTGGGCGTCAACGGCGTCGGCAAGACCACCACCATCGGCAAGCTGGCCAAGCGCTTCAAGGACGATGGCCACAGCCTGATGCTCGCCGCCGGCGATACCTTCCGCGCCGCGGCCGTGGCCCAGCTGCAGATCTGGGGCGAGCGCAATGGCGTGGCCGTGGTCGCCCAGGGCCAGAACGCCGATGCCGCCTCGGTGGCCTACGATGCGCTGCAGGCCGGCAAGGCACGCGGTACGTCGGTGCTGATCGCCGACACGGCCGGACGCCTGCATACCCAGTCCGGCCTGATGAACGAACTGGGCAAGATCCGTCGCGTGCTCGGCAAGATCGACGCGGACGCGCCGCACGAGGTGCTGATGGTGATCGATGGCACCACCGGCCAGAACGCGCTCTCGCAGCTGCGCCAGTTCAATGCCGCAGTGAACGTGACCGGGCTGGTGGTGACCAAGCTGGACGGCACCGCCAAGGGCGGCGTGGTGTTCGCGCTGGCCCGCGAGTTCGGCATCCCGATCCGCTTCGCCGGCATCGGCGAGCGCCCCGAAGACCTGCGCGTGTTCGATCCGGAAGCTTTCGTCGACGCCCTGCTGCCTGAAGCGCTGGGCGCCTGA
- the coaD gene encoding pantetheine-phosphate adenylyltransferase, whose amino-acid sequence MTVANRRIAVYPGTFDPITNGHIDLVSRAAPLFEKVVVGVAQSPSKGPTLPLELRVQLARGALGHHSNVEVIGFDTLLAHFVRSVQGGVLLRGLRAVSDFEYEFQMASMNRHLIPEVETLFLTPAEQHSFISSSLVREIARLGGDVSGFVPAAVLDALRKVREAKSAQP is encoded by the coding sequence ATGACCGTGGCCAATCGCCGCATCGCCGTCTACCCCGGCACGTTCGACCCCATCACCAACGGGCACATCGACCTGGTGAGCCGGGCCGCGCCGCTGTTCGAAAAGGTCGTGGTGGGCGTGGCGCAGAGCCCGTCGAAGGGGCCGACCCTGCCGCTGGAGCTGCGCGTGCAGCTGGCACGCGGCGCGCTGGGCCACCACAGCAACGTCGAGGTCATCGGCTTTGACACCCTGCTGGCGCATTTCGTGCGCTCGGTGCAGGGCGGCGTGCTGCTGCGCGGCCTGCGGGCGGTCTCTGATTTCGAATATGAGTTCCAGATGGCGAGCATGAACCGCCACCTGATTCCGGAGGTCGAGACCCTGTTCCTGACCCCGGCCGAACAGCACAGCTTCATTTCGTCTTCGCTGGTCCGCGAGATCGCACGCCTGGGGGGCGACGTGTCCGGCTTCGTCCCGGCCGCGGTGCTCGATGCGCTGCGCAAGGTCCGTGAAGCGAAGTCGGCGCAGCCGTAA
- the rsmD gene encoding 16S rRNA (guanine(966)-N(2))-methyltransferase RsmD yields the protein MSGRGGNEGQVRIIGGRWRNTRLPVPILPGLRPSSDRVRETLFNWLMPKLGGARVLDLFAGSGALGLEAVSRGAGHATLVERDAVLARNLSAAVARLQAAEQVAVVQADALRWLQGAPPLQADLVFIDPPFADGLWQDVLAQLPRHLAADAWLYLESPAGHAPLLPPDWLLHREGGTREVRFALYRRATATL from the coding sequence ATGAGCGGCCGTGGTGGCAATGAGGGCCAGGTCCGCATCATCGGCGGGCGCTGGCGCAATACCCGTCTGCCGGTGCCGATCCTGCCGGGCCTGCGGCCCAGCAGCGACCGTGTGCGCGAAACGCTGTTCAACTGGTTGATGCCCAAGCTGGGCGGCGCGCGGGTGCTGGACCTGTTCGCCGGCAGCGGCGCGCTGGGCCTGGAGGCGGTCTCGCGCGGGGCCGGCCACGCCACCCTGGTCGAGCGCGATGCCGTGCTGGCGCGCAATCTGTCGGCGGCAGTGGCCCGGCTGCAGGCCGCCGAACAGGTCGCCGTGGTCCAGGCCGATGCTCTGCGCTGGCTGCAGGGCGCGCCGCCGCTGCAGGCCGATCTGGTGTTCATCGACCCGCCGTTCGCCGACGGCCTGTGGCAGGACGTGCTGGCCCAGCTGCCGCGGCACCTGGCTGCCGATGCCTGGCTGTACCTGGAGTCGCCGGCCGGGCATGCGCCGCTGTTGCCGCCGGACTGGCTGCTGCACCGCGAGGGCGGCACCCGCGAGGTGCGCTTTGCCCTGTACCGCCGCGCCACTGCTACACTTTGA
- a CDS encoding MBL fold metallo-hydrolase, whose amino-acid sequence MKLWSIRGNTQRLDGGAMFGNAPRAVWEKWAAPDELNRIELACRALLASPLDGKTVLFETGIGAFFDPRMRERYGVQESRHVLIDSLREAGFEHEDIDVVVLSHLHFDHAGGLLAAWREGREPELLFPNATFVVGAEHWQRALHPHPRDRASFIPELPGLLQASGRLEVVQGEYSKALGRSVRLSYSDGHTPGLMLAEIVGHAPAGEAAHGGVVFCADLIPGRSWVHVPITMGYDRNAELLIDEKRQFLEDKLARNVHLFFTHDPQVALAQLGRDDKGRFVTLHEQGELKARALG is encoded by the coding sequence ATGAAACTATGGTCGATCCGCGGTAATACCCAGCGCCTGGATGGCGGGGCGATGTTTGGCAACGCACCGCGTGCGGTGTGGGAAAAATGGGCGGCGCCAGACGAGCTCAATCGCATCGAGCTGGCCTGTCGGGCGCTGCTGGCCAGCCCGCTGGACGGCAAGACCGTGCTGTTCGAGACCGGCATCGGGGCGTTTTTCGATCCGCGCATGCGTGAGCGCTACGGGGTGCAGGAAAGCCGGCATGTGCTGATCGATTCGCTGCGCGAGGCCGGCTTCGAGCACGAGGACATCGATGTGGTGGTGCTCAGCCACCTGCATTTCGACCATGCCGGTGGCCTGCTGGCGGCGTGGCGCGAAGGCCGTGAGCCGGAGCTGCTGTTCCCCAACGCGACGTTCGTGGTCGGCGCCGAGCACTGGCAGCGAGCGCTGCACCCGCACCCGCGCGACCGTGCCAGCTTCATTCCGGAACTGCCGGGCCTGCTGCAGGCCAGTGGCCGCCTGGAAGTGGTGCAGGGCGAGTACTCCAAGGCACTGGGGCGCAGCGTGCGATTGAGCTACAGCGATGGGCACACGCCCGGCCTGATGCTGGCCGAGATCGTCGGCCATGCACCTGCCGGCGAAGCCGCGCATGGCGGCGTGGTGTTCTGTGCAGACCTGATCCCCGGGCGTTCGTGGGTGCACGTGCCGATCACCATGGGCTATGACCGCAATGCCGAGCTGCTGATCGACGAGAAGCGCCAGTTCCTGGAAGACAAGCTGGCGCGCAACGTGCATCTGTTCTTCACCCACGATCCGCAGGTCGCGCTGGCGCAGCTGGGACGCGATGACAAGGGGCGTTTCGTGACCCTGCACGAGCAGGGCGAACTGAAGGCACGCGCCTTGGGTTGA
- the htpG gene encoding molecular chaperone HtpG, translating into MTETTQTETLGFQTEVKQLLQLMIHSLYSNKEIFLRELVSNAADAADKLRFEALTQPALLEGDSELRVRVSFDPAAHTITIEDNGIGMSRADAIAHLGTIAKSGTGDFLRQLSGDQKKDSQLIGQFGVGFYSAFIVADQVEVTSRRAGLPAAEGVRWTSRGEGDFDVATIDKAERGTRIVLHLKDGEHDFADGWRLRSILKKYSDHIGLPIQMPKEGGEEGAAVEWETVNRASALWTRPRTEISDAEYSEFYKHVAHDHSDPLAWSHNKVEGKLEYTSLLYVPGRAPFDLYHRDAPKGLKLYVQRVFVMDQAEQFLPLYLRFIKGVVDSNDLSLNVSREILQSGPVIDSMKAALTKRALDMLEKLATDKPEQYATFWKEFGQVLKEGPAEDYNNREKVAGLLRFASTRGDGDAQTVSLAEYIGRMAEGQDKIYYLTGESYSQVRNSPHLEVFRKKGVEVLLLTDRIDEWLMGYLTDFDGKGFVDIARGDLDLGALESEADKQEQEAAAKDKQGLVERLKTVLGDDVAEVRVSHRLTDSPAVLAIGEQDLGLQMRQILEASGQKVPDSKPVLEINPGHPLIAKLDAEADGARFDDLGRVLFDQAALAAGDSLKDPGAYVARLNKLLLELSA; encoded by the coding sequence ATGACCGAGACGACCCAGACCGAAACCCTTGGCTTCCAGACCGAGGTCAAGCAGCTGCTGCAGCTGATGATCCACTCGCTGTACTCCAACAAGGAGATCTTCCTCCGCGAGCTGGTCTCCAACGCCGCCGACGCCGCCGACAAGCTCCGCTTCGAAGCGCTGACCCAGCCGGCGCTGCTGGAAGGCGACAGCGAACTGCGCGTGCGCGTCAGTTTCGATCCGGCCGCCCACACCATCACCATCGAAGACAACGGCATTGGCATGAGCCGCGCCGATGCCATCGCCCACCTGGGCACGATCGCCAAGTCCGGTACCGGCGACTTCCTGCGCCAGCTGTCCGGTGACCAGAAGAAGGACTCGCAGCTGATCGGCCAGTTCGGCGTCGGTTTCTACAGCGCCTTCATCGTCGCCGACCAGGTGGAAGTGACCTCGCGCCGTGCCGGCCTGCCGGCCGCCGAAGGCGTGCGCTGGACCTCGCGCGGCGAAGGTGACTTCGACGTCGCCACCATCGACAAGGCCGAGCGCGGTACCCGCATCGTGCTGCACCTGAAGGACGGCGAGCACGACTTCGCCGACGGCTGGCGCCTGCGCAGCATCCTCAAGAAGTACTCCGACCATATCGGCCTGCCGATCCAGATGCCCAAGGAAGGCGGAGAAGAAGGGGCTGCCGTCGAGTGGGAGACGGTCAACCGCGCCAGCGCGCTGTGGACCCGTCCGCGCACCGAGATCAGCGATGCCGAGTACAGCGAGTTCTACAAGCACGTCGCCCACGATCACAGCGACCCGCTGGCGTGGAGCCACAACAAGGTCGAGGGCAAGCTCGAGTACACCTCGCTGCTGTACGTGCCCGGCCGCGCCCCGTTCGACCTGTACCACCGCGACGCGCCCAAGGGCCTGAAGCTGTACGTGCAGCGCGTCTTCGTGATGGACCAGGCCGAGCAGTTCCTGCCGCTGTACCTGCGCTTCATCAAGGGCGTGGTCGATTCCAACGATCTGTCGCTGAACGTCTCGCGCGAGATCCTGCAGTCCGGCCCGGTCATCGATTCGATGAAGGCCGCGCTGACCAAGCGCGCGCTGGACATGCTGGAGAAGCTGGCCACGGACAAGCCCGAGCAGTACGCCACGTTCTGGAAGGAATTCGGCCAGGTGCTGAAGGAAGGCCCGGCCGAGGACTACAACAACCGCGAGAAGGTCGCCGGCCTGCTGCGCTTCGCCTCCACCCGGGGCGACGGCGATGCACAGACCGTCTCGCTGGCCGAGTACATCGGCCGCATGGCCGAAGGCCAGGACAAGATCTATTACCTGACCGGCGAGAGCTACAGCCAGGTCCGCAACAGCCCGCACCTGGAAGTGTTCCGCAAGAAGGGCGTCGAGGTACTGCTGCTGACCGACCGCATCGATGAGTGGCTGATGGGCTACCTGACCGATTTCGACGGCAAGGGCTTCGTCGACATCGCCCGTGGCGATCTGGACCTCGGGGCGCTGGAAAGCGAAGCCGACAAGCAGGAACAGGAAGCCGCCGCCAAGGACAAGCAGGGCCTGGTCGAGCGCCTGAAGACCGTGCTCGGCGACGACGTCGCCGAAGTGCGCGTCTCGCACCGCCTGACCGATTCGCCGGCGGTGCTGGCCATCGGCGAGCAGGACCTGGGCCTGCAGATGCGCCAGATCCTGGAAGCCAGCGGGCAGAAGGTGCCCGACAGCAAGCCGGTGCTGGAGATCAACCCCGGCCACCCGTTGATCGCCAAGCTCGATGCCGAGGCCGATGGCGCGCGCTTCGACGATCTGGGCCGGGTGCTGTTCGACCAGGCCGCGCTGGCTGCCGGTGACAGCCTGAAGGACCCGGGCGCCTATGTGGCACGCCTGAACAAGCTGCTGCTGGAACTGTCGGCCTGA
- the mutY gene encoding A/G-specific adenine glycosylase encodes MSRQPTASAPPPAEDGFVARLLHWFDDHGRHDLPWQHPRSPYRVWLSEIMLQQTQVATVIPYFQRFLQHFPTLPDLAAADNDAVMAQWAGLGYYARARNLHAAAKCCVERHDGDLPRDFDALHALPGIGRSTAGAILSQAWNDPFAILDGNVKRVLSRYHGIDGFPGLPVVERQLWAIAEAHVAQVPAGRMADYTQAQMDLGATVCSRARPACVICPLQQDCVARREGRTAELPTAKPGRTLPEREAVALLLRDAQQRVLLQKRPDTGIWAQLWTLPQADAGSLLQDWFDAHVDGSLEEAEELPVLQHTFSHYRLHLQILSRQVRGLRVQEPTLRWVAADELPALGLPAPIRKLLDGTAIKAPQRTSPKPRNHE; translated from the coding sequence ATGTCCCGCCAGCCGACCGCCAGCGCCCCGCCCCCTGCCGAGGATGGCTTCGTCGCCCGCCTGCTGCACTGGTTCGACGACCACGGGCGCCACGACCTGCCCTGGCAGCACCCGCGCAGCCCGTACCGGGTGTGGCTGTCGGAAATCATGCTGCAGCAGACCCAGGTCGCCACGGTCATCCCGTACTTCCAGCGCTTCCTGCAGCACTTCCCGACCCTGCCCGACCTCGCCGCCGCCGACAACGATGCGGTGATGGCGCAGTGGGCCGGGCTGGGCTATTACGCCCGCGCACGCAACCTGCACGCGGCCGCCAAGTGCTGCGTCGAACGGCACGATGGCGACCTGCCGCGCGACTTCGATGCGCTGCATGCCTTGCCCGGCATTGGCCGCAGCACGGCCGGCGCGATCCTCAGCCAGGCCTGGAACGACCCGTTCGCGATCCTCGATGGCAACGTCAAACGCGTGCTCAGCCGCTACCACGGCATTGACGGTTTTCCGGGTCTGCCGGTCGTCGAGAGGCAGCTGTGGGCGATTGCCGAGGCACACGTGGCGCAGGTGCCGGCCGGGCGCATGGCCGATTACACCCAGGCGCAGATGGACCTGGGCGCGACCGTCTGCAGCCGCGCCCGACCGGCCTGCGTGATCTGCCCGCTGCAGCAGGACTGCGTGGCACGGCGCGAAGGCCGTACCGCCGAACTGCCCACCGCCAAGCCCGGCAGGACCCTGCCCGAGCGCGAAGCGGTCGCGCTGCTGCTGCGCGACGCCCAGCAGCGCGTGCTGCTGCAGAAGCGTCCCGACACCGGCATCTGGGCGCAGCTGTGGACGTTGCCGCAGGCCGACGCCGGCAGCCTGCTGCAGGACTGGTTCGACGCGCACGTTGACGGTTCACTGGAAGAGGCCGAAGAACTGCCGGTGCTGCAGCACACTTTCAGCCACTACCGGCTGCACCTGCAGATACTGTCGCGGCAGGTCCGCGGACTGCGCGTGCAGGAACCCACGCTGCGCTGGGTCGCGGCCGACGAGCTGCCCGCGCTGGGCCTGCCGGCCCCGATCCGCAAGCTGCTCGACGGCACCGCGATCAAGGCGCCGCAACGAACTTCCCCGAAACCCCGCAACCACGAGTGA
- the upp gene encoding uracil phosphoribosyltransferase: MKIVEVRHPLVQHKIGLMRNAALSTKDFRELANELGTLLAYEATADLDTEPHTLPGWAGPVTVQRIAGAKITVVPILRAGLGMLSGVLSLIPAARVSVVGLQRDEETLQPVPYFERLTGRLEERDALILDPMLATGGTLIATIDMLKRAGARRIKGIFLVAAPEGIEAVKAVHPDVEIYTAAIDAQLNDKGYILPGLGDAGDRIFGTRVG; encoded by the coding sequence ATGAAGATCGTCGAAGTGCGCCATCCGCTGGTGCAGCACAAGATCGGACTGATGCGCAACGCCGCGCTCAGCACCAAGGATTTCCGCGAACTGGCCAACGAGCTGGGCACGCTGCTGGCCTACGAGGCCACCGCCGACCTGGACACCGAGCCGCACACCCTTCCCGGCTGGGCCGGCCCGGTCACGGTGCAGCGCATCGCCGGGGCCAAGATCACCGTGGTGCCGATCCTGCGCGCCGGCCTGGGCATGCTCAGTGGTGTGCTGTCACTGATCCCGGCTGCACGGGTGAGCGTGGTCGGCCTGCAGCGCGATGAGGAAACCCTGCAGCCGGTGCCCTACTTCGAGCGCCTGACCGGCCGCCTGGAGGAGCGCGACGCGCTGATCCTGGACCCGATGCTGGCCACCGGCGGCACCCTGATCGCCACCATCGACATGCTCAAGCGCGCCGGCGCGCGCCGCATCAAGGGCATCTTCCTGGTGGCCGCACCGGAAGGCATCGAGGCGGTGAAAGCGGTGCACCCGGATGTGGAGATCTACACCGCGGCGATCGATGCCCAGCTCAATGACAAGGGCTACATCCTGCCGGGCCTGGGTGATGCTGGCGACCGCATCTTCGGCACGCGCGTGGGCTGA
- a CDS encoding DUF6491 family protein translates to MKTPLLIAGLCLVLAGCATTGRLGSAEKLELYRAHAGAPQKDMQFFGSLNGWTELGDSALAVWTRPSEAYLLELSGPCPDLSFAPAIGLTSHMGRVSAPFDKVLVRDPTGGPRMPCFIKTIRKLDVKSLRAEEKQLRQAQVQEREAPEK, encoded by the coding sequence ATGAAGACGCCGTTGTTGATCGCCGGGCTGTGCCTGGTCCTGGCAGGCTGTGCCACCACCGGCCGCCTGGGCAGCGCCGAGAAGCTGGAGCTGTACCGCGCCCATGCCGGTGCCCCGCAGAAAGACATGCAGTTCTTTGGCAGCCTCAATGGCTGGACCGAGCTGGGCGACAGCGCACTGGCGGTGTGGACCCGGCCCAGTGAAGCCTATCTGCTGGAGCTGAGCGGCCCATGCCCGGACCTGTCCTTTGCCCCGGCAATCGGCCTGACCAGCCACATGGGCCGGGTCTCGGCGCCGTTCGACAAGGTGCTGGTGCGCGACCCGACCGGCGGGCCGCGCATGCCGTGCTTCATCAAGACCATCCGCAAGCTGGACGTCAAATCGCTGCGCGCGGAAGAGAAGCAGCTGCGCCAGGCGCAGGTGCAGGAGCGCGAGGCGCCGGAAAAATAA